A section of the Triticum dicoccoides isolate Atlit2015 ecotype Zavitan chromosome 7A, WEW_v2.0, whole genome shotgun sequence genome encodes:
- the LOC119333542 gene encoding uncharacterized protein LOC119333542 — protein sequence MDRGTGSDEITTRTLPPGMLAVRGAVSDVAAYRSSFHPTERPAAGRPTRPNSHVILVLSNRTKPPPPTRAHRLATLTRAPSLPVAAMPADAKPRALLLVRPLLLLSIPFLSLLLLYGYSSSSAPPLPDAAAARASPPNPHIRMRRGAAFRSYDDYLRHQLNKTLDPRLRRVWATRDWRRKVDAFARAFRALQAEGLLSNASRALCVGARLGQEVAALRLVGVSDAVGIDLAPAPPLVVRGDFHAQPFADAAFDFEFSNVFDHALYPDRFVAEIERTLRPGGVAVLHVAVHRRGDKYSANDLLDVHGLLALFRRSEVVRVSKVDAFGLDTEVVLRKKRSP from the exons ATGGATAGGGGCACGGGGTCGGACGAAATAACTACTCGCACCCTACCACCAGGGATGCTGGCGGTAAG AGGGGCGGTCTCCGACGTGGCGGCGTACAGGTCGTCATTCCATCCGACCGAGAGGCCCGCGGCCGGCCGACCCACGCGCCCCAACTCGCACGTAATTCTTGTTCTATCCAACAGAACAAAACCACCGCCTCCAACCCGCGCCCACCGCCTCGCCACATTAACTCGCGCCCCCTCCCTCCCCGTCGCCGCCATGCCCGCCGATGCCAAGCCCCGCGCCCTCCTCCTCGTCCGCCCgctcctcctcctctcgatccccttcctctccctcctcctcctctacggCTACTCCTCCTCCTCGGCCCCTCCCCTCCCCGACGCCGCGgccgcccgcgcctccccgccCAACCCGCACATCCGCATGCGCCGCGGCGCCGCCTTCCGCTCCTACGACGACTACCTGCGCCACCAGCTCAACAAGACCCTCGACCcgcgcctccgccgcgtctgggcCACCCGCGACTGGCGCCGCAAGGTCGACGCCTTCGCGCGCGCCTTCCGGGCCCTCCAGGCCGAGGGCCTCCTCTCCAACGCctcccgcgcgctctgcgtcggcgCGCGCCTCGGCCAGGAGGTCGCCGCGCTGCGCCTCGTCGGCGTCTCCGACGCCGTCGGCATCGACCTCGCCCCGGCGCCGCCGCTCGTCGTCAGGGGCGACTTCCACGCGCAGCCCTTCGCCGACGCCGCCTTCGACTTCGAGTTCTCCAACGTCTTCGACCACGCGCTCTACCCGGACCGCTTCGTCGCCGAGATCGAGCGCACGCTGCGCCCGGGCGGCGTCGCCGTGCTGCACGTCGCGGTGCACCGCCGCGGGGACAAGTACTCCGCCAACGACCTGCTCGACGTCCACGGCCTGCTCGCGCTCTTCCGGCGGTCGGAGGTGGTCAGGGTCTCCAAGGTCGACGCCTTCGGCCTGGACACCGAGGTCGTCCTCCGCAAGAAGAGGTCACCCTAG